A stretch of the Oscillospiraceae bacterium genome encodes the following:
- a CDS encoding Gfo/Idh/MocA family oxidoreductase, whose protein sequence is MGLNMDKKVRFAAIGCGRIFVNHSDAIKHAPHAELVAVCDVVEEKAKKAALENGLSKWYTDIETMLENEEIDVCCILTPSGMHLDCASIVANHKVNVLCEKPLEVTKERMDKLIDCCKDNGVKLGCIFQRRTYDAAIKTKEAIEKGYLGKITMADASLKYYRDQAYYDSGDWRATWKYDGGGALMNQGVHGVDMIAWMMGGIYSVDATCETKVWDIEVEDTAIAKVRFNNGAIGVIQCATTAYPGLDTIFSVHGSEGSISFGDSGFYYWKLKNPDIKMPEVTGSLGGLNCQYSTTNYGHTYLVEDMALALLEGRDPMITGEEARKSVEIILGIYKSSDEKKEVIL, encoded by the coding sequence ATGGGACTCAATATGGATAAAAAAGTGAGATTTGCAGCCATAGGTTGCGGAAGAATATTTGTTAATCATTCAGATGCAATTAAACACGCTCCGCATGCTGAACTTGTAGCAGTATGTGATGTTGTGGAAGAAAAAGCCAAAAAGGCAGCTTTAGAAAACGGACTTTCAAAATGGTATACTGATATTGAAACTATGCTTGAAAATGAAGAAATTGACGTTTGCTGCATTTTAACACCGAGCGGAATGCATCTTGACTGTGCATCTATAGTTGCAAATCATAAAGTAAATGTACTTTGTGAAAAACCCCTTGAAGTTACAAAGGAAAGAATGGATAAACTTATAGATTGCTGTAAAGATAATGGTGTTAAGTTAGGTTGTATATTCCAAAGAAGAACTTATGATGCCGCAATCAAAACCAAAGAAGCAATAGAAAAGGGCTATCTTGGGAAAATAACTATGGCAGATGCATCACTTAAATATTATCGCGACCAGGCATATTATGACAGCGGCGACTGGCGTGCTACATGGAAATATGACGGTGGCGGCGCTCTTATGAATCAGGGAGTTCACGGAGTTGATATGATTGCCTGGATGATGGGCGGAATTTATTCGGTTGATGCTACATGTGAAACTAAAGTATGGGATATAGAGGTAGAAGATACTGCTATTGCTAAAGTAAGATTTAATAATGGTGCAATTGGTGTTATTCAATGTGCTACAACTGCTTACCCTGGACTTGATACTATTTTCTCGGTTCACGGAAGCGAAGGAAGTATTTCCTTTGGTGATTCCGGATTTTACTATTGGAAACTTAAAAACCCTGATATAAAAATGCCTGAGGTAACAGGCTCTTTGGGTGGACTTAACTGTCAGTATTCTACTACTAATTATGGTCATACATATCTTGTTGAAGATATGGCTCTGGCACTTTTAGAGGGCAGAGATCCTATGATTACAGGCGAAGAGGCAAGAAAAAGCGTGGAAATTATTCTTGGAATTTATAAATCATCAGATGAAAAGAAAGAAGTAATTTTATAA
- a CDS encoding DUF975 family protein — MKPYIFFKTSAKINLGRNFLKCIIAFLFVSLLPSLILLLPSSLNLSKIHTLILLILSTFILIPCFKIGAIGFMIDSMEKKETSLGNMFDGFLYIFKLIPLILSKIISYIPLMLVIFLAYKLISKEAMDILREYALDPAKNIDILVKIPQSDFYTMFFTELGVVVSIILSIIINAYVSLTNYILYSEKLSGIKAVIKSIKLMKGHILYYIGFNLSFFIWYIVSAFTQGFSDTIFIPYKEASFIMFYKFLNGEFPDKTIAQTDYDIKEEE, encoded by the coding sequence ATGAAACCATACATTTTTTTTAAAACATCGGCAAAAATAAATCTTGGAAGAAATTTTCTAAAATGTATTATTGCATTTTTATTTGTTTCGCTTTTGCCAAGCCTTATTTTACTTTTACCAAGCAGTCTAAATCTATCAAAAATTCATACGCTCATACTTCTTATTTTATCTACATTTATTCTTATTCCCTGCTTCAAAATAGGGGCAATAGGTTTTATGATAGATTCAATGGAAAAAAAGGAAACATCTTTGGGAAATATGTTTGACGGGTTTTTATATATATTTAAACTTATCCCTTTAATACTTTCAAAGATTATTTCATATATCCCTCTGATGCTTGTTATATTTTTAGCATATAAACTTATAAGCAAAGAAGCAATGGATATACTAAGGGAATATGCACTTGACCCTGCAAAGAATATTGATATACTTGTAAAAATACCGCAAAGCGACTTTTATACAATGTTTTTTACTGAACTTGGTGTAGTTGTTTCAATTATTTTATCAATCATAATAAATGCTTATGTGTCGCTTACAAATTACATACTATACAGCGAAAAACTTTCAGGAATCAAGGCAGTTATAAAAAGTATTAAATTGATGAAAGGGCATATACTATATTATATCGGTTTTAACTTAAGTTTCTTTATCTGGTATATTGTTTCAGCCTTTACGCAAGGTTTTTCGGATACAATATTTATTCCCTACAAGGAAGCATCATTTATAATGTTCTATAAATTTTTAAACGGCGAATTTCCCGATAAAACTATCGCACAGACGGATTATGATATTAAGGAGGAAGAATAA
- the nagA gene encoding N-acetylglucosamine-6-phosphate deacetylase yields MSKKCLYNGKLITPERIIENGYVVFSDGKIIEVGSNIDVSSFDGEMTDVKGKYIAPGFIDIHCHGGGGCDFMDGTVDAYITAATTHAQHGTTAILPTTLTSTNEELINTFEVFNKVKDMEFDGAKLLGLHLEGPYFSPLQAGAQDPRYLKCPVKEDYEEITRKSHGNIVRWSAAPELPGSAEFGAFLKEQGILASIAHSNAKYEDVILAYENGFNLITHFYSGMSTIVREDGYRKLGVIESGYVIDGMNVEIIADGHHLPKELLKLVYKSKGADRIALVTDSMRGAGMPDGEESILGSLKDGQKVIIEGGVAKLMDRSAFAGSVCTTDRLVRTMHKEADVPLCDAVKMMTIVPARFIKIDNKKGSIALSKDADLVVFDEDINILMTIVEGKTVYKI; encoded by the coding sequence ATGAGTAAAAAGTGTCTTTATAACGGAAAACTTATAACACCCGAAAGAATTATTGAGAACGGATATGTTGTTTTCTCAGATGGTAAAATAATTGAGGTTGGAAGCAATATTGATGTGTCGTCTTTTGATGGGGAAATGACTGATGTAAAAGGTAAGTATATTGCTCCGGGTTTTATTGATATCCACTGTCACGGCGGTGGTGGATGTGATTTTATGGACGGAACGGTTGATGCTTATATCACTGCAGCAACTACTCACGCACAGCATGGCACAACAGCAATTTTACCCACTACTTTAACAAGTACAAACGAAGAACTGATAAATACATTTGAAGTGTTTAACAAAGTTAAAGATATGGAGTTTGATGGTGCGAAACTTTTAGGTTTGCATTTGGAGGGACCATATTTCAGTCCTCTTCAGGCAGGTGCTCAGGACCCCAGATATTTAAAATGTCCTGTTAAAGAAGACTATGAAGAAATCACAAGAAAATCACACGGCAATATTGTAAGATGGAGCGCTGCACCCGAACTTCCGGGATCTGCCGAGTTTGGTGCATTCTTAAAAGAACAGGGTATTTTAGCATCAATTGCTCACTCCAATGCGAAATACGAAGATGTTATTTTAGCATATGAAAATGGCTTTAACCTTATAACTCATTTTTATAGTGGAATGTCAACTATCGTAAGGGAAGACGGATATCGTAAACTTGGCGTGATTGAGAGTGGTTATGTTATTGATGGTATGAATGTTGAAATTATTGCAGATGGCCATCATTTGCCTAAAGAATTACTTAAACTAGTATATAAATCAAAAGGTGCAGACAGGATTGCCCTTGTAACTGACTCTATGAGAGGTGCAGGTATGCCTGACGGAGAAGAAAGTATCTTGGGAAGCCTTAAAGACGGGCAGAAAGTTATTATCGAAGGCGGAGTTGCAAAACTTATGGACAGGTCTGCATTCGCAGGAAGTGTATGTACTACTGACCGACTGGTAAGAACTATGCATAAAGAAGCAGATGTTCCTTTGTGTGATGCAGTTAAGATGATGACGATTGTTCCTGCAAGATTTATTAAAATTGATAACAAAAAGGGAAGTATTGCTCTTTCAAAAGATGCTGACCTTGTTGTATTTGATGAAGATATCAATATCCTTATGACAATTGTAGAGGGAAAAACTGTTTATAAAATATAA
- a CDS encoding Gfo/Idh/MocA family oxidoreductase, whose product MFKIGILGSDNSHAQHFARLCNVEKVYGDDVRIVAIYGNDDDPNHTKEVAEKGEIPFIANNPEEFMGKVDAVMVVYRRGSLHVPHILPFIEAGYPVWIDKPVCESIEDIELLRKAVEKNNTLITGGSTLKYNYEILTLKDKVESGRIGNVSGGCINFPGDLESEYGGIFFYGSHLIEMMLSVFGYDVKSVTAKTIAPKNSMVIASYEDKMVTLAFNNLCSSYYVTVYGDKKVCSQEVDISFIYKLGFAKFVEMLKTNKMPLSFDDLVKPVYILNAIQKSLDEDREVQISEVM is encoded by the coding sequence ATGTTTAAAATTGGTATTTTAGGCTCAGATAACTCTCATGCTCAGCATTTTGCAAGACTTTGTAATGTTGAAAAAGTTTATGGAGATGATGTAAGAATAGTTGCTATTTACGGTAATGATGATGATCCGAATCATACTAAGGAAGTTGCAGAAAAAGGAGAAATTCCTTTTATTGCAAATAATCCTGAAGAATTTATGGGTAAAGTTGATGCCGTAATGGTTGTTTACAGGAGAGGTTCTCTTCATGTTCCCCATATTTTGCCGTTTATTGAAGCAGGCTACCCTGTGTGGATTGATAAACCTGTTTGTGAATCGATAGAAGATATTGAACTTTTAAGAAAAGCGGTTGAAAAGAATAATACACTTATTACAGGTGGTTCAACACTTAAATATAACTATGAAATTTTAACATTGAAAGATAAAGTAGAATCAGGAAGAATAGGCAATGTATCAGGAGGATGCATAAACTTCCCCGGCGATTTAGAGAGTGAATACGGCGGAATTTTCTTCTATGGTTCACACTTGATTGAAATGATGCTTTCTGTTTTCGGTTATGATGTAAAGAGTGTTACTGCAAAAACGATTGCTCCTAAAAATTCTATGGTAATTGCTTCTTATGAAGATAAAATGGTTACACTTGCCTTTAACAATCTTTGCTCTTCATATTATGTAACAGTATATGGCGACAAGAAAGTTTGTTCTCAGGAAGTTGATATTTCGTTTATTTATAAACTTGGTTTTGCTAAATTTGTTGAAATGTTAAAAACAAATAAAATGCCATTATCATTTGATGATTTGGTAAAACCTGTATATATTCTTAATGCAATACAAAAATCACTTGATGAAGACAGGGAAGTTCAGATTAGTGAGGTAATGTAA
- the polA gene encoding DNA polymerase I: MKKLLIVDGNSIANRAFYGIRPLSTKEGIPTNAIFGFLNIVLKVIDDKKPDFITVAFDVSKKTFRNDMYDLYKANRKGMPDDLATQLPILKEVLDVLNISHIGLEGYEADDLIGTVSKKCETENIKCEILTGDRDDLQLCSKDTTVLLVTTQGGKTQTVPYNDAGVLYKYEVTPKEFIDLKGLMGDSSDNIPGVKGVGEKTAISLIKEFKSIENLYKNIDSDKIKKSVREKLIENKEMAFLSKELATIKCDVPLSFDFNAFKVLPPKDEAVLLFEKLELNSFIKRLSLNSEKEDVTPEIKISNNISDFDFATHIFYLIENEKIYIYCEKGIIELNIKDSKEKLKEIFENKEISKVTYGAKEHIIYFNTLGINLSGKIFDIKIAKYVLDPSFGEFRLPSIIYSSIGKSCDTLHECAFVLPDVFEKLSIELESTNLSKLYYDIELPVMKILASMQLHGIKIDVPSLNELSMKFEDELSILTSEIYKLAGEEFNINSTKQLSVILFEKLGLKPSKKTKTGYSTDNSVLEGLKGEHEIIDLLINYRTYTKLKSTYIDSLLSLCDENNILHSKFHQTVTQTGRLSSSEPNLQNIPVKIELGRQIRKLFTPVNSDNVFVSADYSQVELRVLAQICGDENLINAFKNNEDIHTQAASKIYQVDIKDVTPKMRSDAKMVNFGLLYGKTEFTLAKDLGISRKEAKDIIDTYFTKYPKIKKYMFDIVEFAKENGYVKTLLGRIRYIKELSDRNYMTRLAGERMALNTPIQGTAADIMKIAMIKTQKALQENKLNAKIVLQIHDELVIETSKEDLKKVKEILISSMENAVKINVPLTVSCASGENLYELK, from the coding sequence TTGAAAAAATTACTAATTGTGGACGGAAACAGTATTGCCAATCGTGCATTTTACGGGATAAGACCTTTAAGTACAAAAGAAGGGATTCCCACAAATGCTATTTTTGGTTTTTTAAATATTGTTCTTAAAGTGATAGATGACAAAAAGCCTGATTTTATCACCGTTGCTTTTGATGTATCTAAAAAAACATTCAGAAACGATATGTATGATTTATATAAAGCAAACAGGAAAGGTATGCCCGATGACCTTGCAACTCAACTTCCGATTTTAAAAGAAGTTCTTGATGTGCTTAATATTTCGCATATCGGACTCGAAGGATATGAAGCAGACGATTTAATAGGAACTGTTTCCAAAAAATGCGAAACAGAAAATATAAAATGTGAGATTTTAACAGGGGACCGTGACGATTTGCAGTTATGCTCAAAAGATACAACTGTTTTACTTGTTACAACTCAGGGTGGGAAAACACAGACAGTACCTTATAATGATGCAGGTGTGTTATACAAATACGAGGTTACCCCTAAAGAATTTATCGACTTAAAAGGTCTTATGGGGGACAGTTCGGATAATATCCCCGGTGTAAAAGGTGTTGGAGAAAAAACAGCGATTTCACTTATCAAAGAATTTAAATCTATAGAAAACTTATATAAAAACATTGACTCGGACAAAATCAAAAAATCAGTAAGAGAAAAATTAATCGAGAACAAAGAAATGGCATTTCTTTCAAAAGAACTTGCAACAATAAAATGCGATGTTCCTTTATCTTTTGATTTTAATGCTTTTAAAGTGTTGCCTCCAAAAGATGAAGCAGTTTTATTATTTGAAAAATTAGAACTTAATTCTTTTATTAAAAGACTTTCTCTTAACTCGGAAAAAGAAGATGTTACACCTGAAATAAAAATTTCAAACAATATTTCAGACTTTGACTTTGCTACACATATTTTTTATCTTATTGAAAACGAAAAAATATATATATACTGCGAAAAAGGTATTATAGAGTTAAATATTAAAGACTCCAAAGAAAAACTTAAAGAAATCTTTGAAAACAAAGAAATTTCAAAGGTTACTTATGGTGCAAAGGAACATATAATTTATTTTAACACATTAGGTATAAACTTAAGCGGTAAGATTTTTGATATAAAAATTGCAAAATATGTTCTGGATCCATCATTTGGAGAGTTCAGATTACCCTCAATTATATATTCATCAATTGGAAAATCCTGTGATACTTTGCACGAGTGTGCTTTTGTGCTCCCCGATGTTTTTGAGAAATTAAGCATTGAACTTGAGAGCACTAATTTATCCAAACTTTACTATGACATTGAACTTCCTGTTATGAAAATACTTGCAAGTATGCAACTTCACGGAATAAAAATTGATGTTCCTTCTCTTAATGAACTAAGTATGAAATTTGAAGATGAACTATCCATTTTAACAAGTGAAATTTATAAACTGGCAGGAGAAGAATTCAATATAAATTCAACCAAGCAATTAAGCGTTATTCTCTTTGAAAAATTAGGGCTTAAACCCTCCAAAAAAACGAAAACAGGTTATAGTACCGATAACTCAGTTTTAGAAGGATTAAAAGGAGAACACGAAATTATCGACCTTCTTATCAACTACAGAACTTACACAAAGTTAAAATCAACTTATATTGACAGTTTGCTTTCCTTATGTGATGAAAATAATATTCTCCATTCTAAATTTCATCAGACAGTTACACAAACAGGAAGGCTCTCTTCAAGCGAACCTAACCTTCAGAACATTCCTGTAAAAATTGAACTTGGCAGACAAATAAGAAAACTTTTCACACCTGTAAATAGTGATAATGTGTTCGTTTCTGCAGATTATTCTCAGGTAGAACTTCGGGTACTTGCTCAGATATGCGGAGATGAAAATCTTATAAACGCATTTAAAAATAATGAGGACATTCATACTCAGGCGGCATCAAAAATATATCAGGTTGATATAAAGGACGTTACCCCCAAAATGCGTTCGGACGCAAAGATGGTTAATTTTGGTCTGTTATACGGAAAGACTGAATTTACACTTGCCAAAGATTTAGGAATTTCAAGAAAAGAAGCAAAGGACATTATTGATACTTATTTTACAAAATATCCTAAAATCAAAAAATATATGTTTGATATAGTTGAGTTTGCAAAAGAAAACGGATATGTTAAAACACTTCTTGGAAGAATTCGTTATATAAAAGAATTATCCGACAGAAACTATATGACACGTCTTGCAGGTGAAAGAATGGCACTTAATACCCCTATTCAGGGTACTGCTGCAGACATAATGAAAATTGCAATGATTAAAACTCAAAAGGCTCTTCAGGAAAATAAACTAAATGCCAAAATAGTACTGCAAATCCATGACGAACTTGTTATTGAAACAAGCAAGGAAGACCTTAAAAAAGTTAAAGAAATACTGATAAGTTCAATGGAAAATGCTGTTAAAATAAACGTACCTTTAACAGTTTCCTGTGCTTCGGGAGAAAATTTATACGAACTTAAATAA